A section of the Paenibacillus aurantius genome encodes:
- a CDS encoding organic hydroperoxide resistance protein produces MDKLYTASATAVHGGRTGSVRSSDGKLDFKLSMPKELQGDGGEGTNPEQLFAAGYAACFESALLMVARQKGQKIENAEVTAQVSIGKDPADGGFQLAAVMEVKIPGMDQATVQELAEAAHQACPYSKATRGNIQVDVKAAE; encoded by the coding sequence ATGGACAAATTATACACAGCATCCGCCACCGCCGTACATGGCGGACGGACCGGTTCGGTCCGCAGCTCGGATGGAAAGCTGGACTTTAAGCTCAGTATGCCCAAGGAACTGCAGGGAGACGGAGGAGAAGGCACGAACCCCGAGCAGCTGTTCGCCGCCGGATATGCCGCCTGCTTCGAGAGTGCCCTGCTGATGGTGGCCCGCCAGAAAGGGCAAAAAATCGAGAACGCCGAAGTCACGGCCCAGGTCAGCATTGGAAAAGACCCGGCAGATGGAGGCTTTCAGCTCGCAGCCGTCATGGAAGTGAAAATACCGGGAATGGACCAGGCGACGGTTCAGGAATTGGCAGAAGCCGCCCATCAGGCGTGCCCCTATTCCAAGGCCACGCGCGGCAACATTCAGGTCGACGTAAAGGCGGCGGAATAA
- a CDS encoding acetyltransferase, translating into MKIAVIGDGGHSKVIQDMIRASRHYRLCAVLDDRYDRLVLDQGRYTGPLASMEQLSELAGPFQVVIAIGNNAVRKTIVAKLGLPPESYVSLVHQTAVVSPSATLGRGTVVMANTIINADARIGSHAIINSGAIVEHDCRVQDYCHIAPRATLTGAVNVKEGSLIGAGATVIPGMSVGEWTLVGAGATVVCDLPGASTAVGTPARIVGVPAPTLAVQPFAVS; encoded by the coding sequence ATGAAGATTGCCGTGATCGGCGATGGCGGACACAGCAAGGTGATTCAGGACATGATCCGCGCCAGCCGGCATTACCGGCTGTGTGCGGTTCTCGACGACCGGTACGACAGGCTGGTGCTGGACCAGGGACGGTATACCGGCCCTCTTGCCTCTATGGAGCAGCTCTCTGAGCTGGCCGGCCCCTTTCAGGTCGTGATTGCCATCGGCAATAATGCCGTAAGAAAGACCATTGTAGCCAAGCTCGGCCTGCCCCCGGAAAGCTATGTTTCCTTGGTTCACCAGACGGCCGTCGTCAGCCCGAGCGCCACGCTGGGACGGGGGACCGTGGTCATGGCGAACACCATTATTAACGCCGATGCCCGAATCGGCAGCCATGCCATTATCAACTCGGGAGCGATCGTCGAACATGATTGCCGGGTTCAGGATTACTGTCACATTGCCCCGCGGGCTACGCTCACGGGCGCCGTTAATGTGAAGGAAGGCAGCCTGATCGGGGCCGGGGCCACCGTGATTCCGGGCATGAGCGTAGGAGAGTGGACCCTGGTCGGGGCCGGAGCCACCGTCGTGTGCGACCTGCCCGGAGCTTCTACCGCGGTGGGAACGCCCGCCCGGATTGTAGGGGTTCCGGCTCCGACGCTAGCCGTTCAGCCATTTGCAGTATCGTGA
- a CDS encoding glycosyltransferase family 1 protein, giving the protein MMKKVRVLHVMGGLWCGGTESYVMNMFRSIDREKVQFEFLIHERAKAHYDDEVLSLGGRIYRIPDRTEIGTIRYLWHLIWTLKQIRPDIIHAHAMFNAGVVMLAAFLVGIRKRVCHSHSTDDQAEFVGLSRKLFQFIMRLCVQLFSTDYAACSETAAQFLFGSKRVEAGEVRVINNGINLSKFLEVETQKVDIIRRELQISENRYVIGLVSRLVEVKNPLFFIGLLEKLCEVHKDIMVVVVGEGPLKPVIEEEVSKRNLGEHVRLTGNRDDVHLMMSIFDIFMLPSFFEGLGIVAIEAQARGVPCLLSEKVPLRTDLGLGLVQFLPLDDEQRWIDAIEAKPSKLNDIHQIKKIFHQKGYDSLSSSNQLLKVYGI; this is encoded by the coding sequence ATGATGAAGAAAGTAAGGGTACTGCATGTGATGGGCGGATTGTGGTGCGGCGGGACTGAATCATATGTCATGAACATGTTCCGATCCATCGACCGGGAAAAGGTTCAGTTTGAGTTTTTGATTCACGAAAGGGCCAAGGCCCATTATGACGACGAGGTTCTGTCCCTGGGAGGAAGGATCTATAGAATTCCGGACAGAACGGAAATTGGGACGATCCGCTACCTTTGGCATTTGATATGGACCCTCAAACAAATAAGACCGGATATCATCCATGCTCATGCTATGTTCAATGCTGGGGTCGTTATGCTGGCTGCATTTCTTGTCGGTATCCGAAAAAGGGTATGTCATTCGCACAGCACCGATGATCAGGCTGAATTCGTCGGCTTATCACGAAAACTTTTTCAGTTTATTATGCGCCTCTGTGTTCAGCTGTTTTCGACCGATTATGCAGCTTGTAGCGAAACCGCAGCCCAGTTTCTTTTTGGTAGTAAGAGGGTGGAAGCGGGTGAAGTAAGGGTAATTAATAACGGGATAAATTTGAGTAAATTTTTGGAAGTTGAAACGCAAAAAGTTGACATAATAAGGAGGGAACTTCAAATATCGGAGAATCGTTACGTTATCGGACTCGTTTCTCGGTTGGTAGAGGTCAAGAACCCTCTTTTTTTTATAGGTTTACTAGAAAAACTATGTGAAGTACATAAGGACATCATGGTTGTGGTAGTCGGAGAAGGGCCATTAAAGCCAGTAATTGAAGAAGAAGTTAGTAAAAGAAACCTTGGGGAACATGTTCGATTGACTGGAAATCGGGATGATGTTCATTTAATGATGAGTATATTTGACATATTCATGCTCCCTTCTTTTTTTGAAGGATTAGGGATTGTAGCAATTGAGGCACAGGCCAGAGGAGTACCATGTTTGTTGTCTGAAAAAGTGCCTTTAAGAACAGATCTTGGGCTGGGCTTGGTTCAATTTTTGCCATTGGATGACGAGCAAAGGTGGATTGATGCCATTGAGGCAAAGCCCTCGAAGTTGAATGATATTCATCAAATCAAAAAAATCTTTCATCAAAAGGGTTACGACAGTTTAAGTTCTTCAAATCAGTTGTTAAAGGTTTACGGAATTTAA
- a CDS encoding helix-turn-helix domain-containing protein — MIGKRVQQLRKEKGMSLTELAERAGVAKSYISSLERDIQKNPSIQFLEKIAAVLKVPVDRLIDGEEEGRPGIELDPEWYDIVREAMSSGVDKQQFREFLDFNRWRMSRPSGE, encoded by the coding sequence ATGATCGGTAAACGAGTTCAACAGTTACGCAAAGAGAAAGGGATGTCTCTCACGGAGCTGGCCGAACGGGCCGGCGTGGCCAAATCGTATATAAGCAGCCTGGAAAGGGACATCCAGAAGAATCCTTCCATCCAATTTCTTGAGAAAATTGCGGCCGTCCTTAAAGTTCCCGTGGATCGCCTGATCGACGGGGAAGAAGAAGGAAGGCCGGGAATCGAGTTAGACCCGGAATGGTATGATATTGTCCGGGAAGCGATGTCTTCCGGCGTGGACAAACAGCAGTTCCGCGAGTTTCTGGATTTCAACCGGTGGAGAATGTCCCGCCCGAGCGGCGAATAG
- a CDS encoding sugar transferase produces the protein MKRIFDILVAAGLLLLLSPVILVVAVLVRKKLGAPVLFKQQRPGRNGVPFVLYKFRSMRDARDGSGRELPDELRLTPFGERMRKYSLDELPQLVNVLKGDLSLVGPRPLLMDYLPLYTEEQARRHEVRPGITGWAQVNGRNALSWEEKFKLDVWYVDNRSFRLDLTILLMTVRKVFKSEGISHGNHVTMEKFMGS, from the coding sequence GTGAAGCGTATCTTTGACATCCTCGTTGCAGCGGGTCTCCTGCTCCTTCTGTCCCCGGTCATCCTGGTGGTGGCGGTGCTGGTCCGGAAGAAGCTGGGGGCGCCTGTCCTGTTCAAGCAGCAGCGTCCGGGACGAAACGGGGTGCCCTTCGTACTCTACAAGTTCCGTTCCATGCGCGACGCCCGGGACGGAAGCGGCCGGGAACTTCCGGATGAGCTTCGGCTGACTCCTTTTGGGGAGAGGATGCGGAAGTACAGCCTGGATGAGCTCCCGCAGCTTGTCAACGTGCTGAAAGGGGACTTGAGCCTCGTCGGGCCCCGGCCGCTGCTGATGGACTACCTGCCCCTCTATACAGAGGAGCAGGCAAGACGGCACGAGGTGAGGCCGGGTATTACCGGATGGGCCCAGGTGAACGGCCGCAATGCCCTCTCGTGGGAAGAGAAATTCAAGCTGGATGTCTGGTACGTGGACAACCGCAGCTTCCGGCTCGACCTGACCATTCTGCTGATGACGGTCCGCAAGGTGTTTAAATCCGAAGGAATCAGTCATGGAAATCACGTCACGATGGAGAAGTTTATGGGATCGTAA
- a CDS encoding serine hydrolase domain-containing protein — protein MISEREDPFLPEGRPEDAGLRPEILKEMEGRLREWKMRDVLIVRGGRLVWEWHDKGQDRTGQVYSMTKSFLSALIGIAMERGEIQDLDRSLGEFYEWTREEADPRLASIRLKHLLTMTPGFEWPDFDKPYFQMRKEADWPRYVLQQPIGHEPGEAFTYNSGASQLLSDILTRSTGLGALAYARQHLFGPLGFRSPRWKSHDGVNEGGAGLQLYSRDLAKFGLLYLREGDWFGNQLIPQAWVRESTSIQHKGLVHYEPPIYGHYGYHWWVSPEDHNGRFDCYFALGFGGQYLFVVPSRDLVMVVRKALAGKHNAILSKALLFDYVSRAMEDRP, from the coding sequence ATGATAAGCGAACGGGAAGACCCGTTTCTGCCGGAGGGACGGCCGGAAGACGCCGGGTTACGGCCGGAGATTCTTAAGGAGATGGAAGGACGTCTCCGCGAATGGAAAATGAGAGACGTCCTGATCGTTCGCGGCGGACGGCTGGTGTGGGAATGGCACGACAAGGGGCAGGACCGGACGGGCCAGGTGTATTCCATGACCAAGAGCTTCCTGTCCGCCCTGATCGGAATCGCGATGGAACGGGGAGAAATCCAAGATCTCGATAGGTCTTTGGGCGAGTTCTACGAATGGACGCGGGAAGAAGCGGATCCCCGGCTGGCCTCCATTCGGCTGAAGCACCTCTTGACGATGACGCCCGGCTTCGAGTGGCCGGATTTTGACAAGCCCTATTTCCAGATGCGGAAGGAAGCGGACTGGCCCCGCTATGTGCTGCAGCAGCCGATCGGGCACGAGCCGGGCGAAGCGTTCACCTACAATTCCGGCGCCTCCCAGCTCCTCTCGGATATTCTAACCCGGTCTACCGGGCTTGGCGCTCTGGCCTACGCCCGCCAGCATCTGTTCGGTCCGTTAGGCTTCCGGTCGCCCAGGTGGAAGAGCCATGACGGCGTGAACGAAGGAGGAGCGGGCCTTCAGCTCTACTCGCGGGACCTGGCCAAATTCGGCCTCCTCTACTTACGGGAGGGCGACTGGTTCGGGAATCAGCTGATTCCGCAGGCGTGGGTCCGGGAATCGACCTCGATCCAGCACAAGGGGCTCGTTCATTACGAACCGCCCATCTACGGTCATTACGGCTACCACTGGTGGGTGTCACCGGAGGACCATAACGGGCGATTCGACTGTTACTTCGCTCTGGGGTTCGGAGGACAGTACCTGTTCGTCGTTCCCTCCCGGGACTTGGTCATGGTTGTCCGTAAAGCGCTGGCCGGCAAGCATAACGCCATTCTGTCCAAAGCTCTGTTGTTCGACTACGTGTCCCGCGCTATGGAGGACAGGCCGTAA
- the galE gene encoding UDP-glucose 4-epimerase GalE has product MAILVTGGSGYIGSHTCVELLNAGYDLVVVDNLYNSSLEALKRVRELTGKDFSFYLVDLLDEKELDHVFAENRIEAVIHFAGLKAVGESVRLPLWYYHNNLAGTLVLSRVMEKYGVKTMVFSSSATVYGRPEQMPIREDSPLGAANPYGRTKLMIEDMLRDVAASDPQWSIALLRYFNPVGAHESGRIGEDPNGTPNNLMPYITQVAAGRHKELKVFGSDYPTPDGTGVRDYIHVVDLAEGHLKALEKVMGGKGIEAYNLGTGRGYSVLELVAAFERMTGTKIPYTLTDRRPGDAPVCYADPFKAERELGWSAERGIEEMCVDAWRWQANNPAGYRSPGTEIAREKTRSYGAVVV; this is encoded by the coding sequence ATGGCCATTCTCGTAACCGGAGGCTCGGGATATATCGGCAGCCATACGTGCGTGGAACTGTTGAACGCAGGCTATGACCTGGTGGTGGTTGACAACCTGTACAACAGCAGCCTGGAGGCCCTTAAGAGAGTCCGGGAGCTGACCGGCAAGGATTTCAGCTTCTATCTGGTCGATCTGCTCGACGAAAAAGAGCTGGATCATGTCTTTGCGGAGAACCGGATCGAGGCGGTCATTCACTTCGCCGGGCTTAAAGCGGTGGGAGAGTCGGTGCGGCTGCCCCTCTGGTATTACCACAACAACCTGGCCGGTACCTTGGTGCTGAGCCGAGTCATGGAGAAATACGGCGTGAAGACCATGGTCTTCAGCTCGTCCGCCACCGTGTACGGAAGACCGGAACAGATGCCGATCCGCGAGGATTCCCCGCTCGGTGCCGCCAATCCTTACGGCCGGACGAAGCTGATGATTGAAGATATGCTGCGGGATGTTGCCGCTTCCGATCCCCAGTGGAGCATAGCGCTGCTCCGCTACTTTAACCCGGTCGGGGCTCACGAGAGCGGACGGATCGGGGAGGACCCGAACGGGACTCCCAATAACCTGATGCCCTATATCACGCAGGTGGCGGCGGGCCGCCATAAAGAATTGAAAGTATTCGGCAGCGATTACCCGACGCCGGACGGAACGGGCGTACGGGATTACATCCATGTGGTGGACCTGGCGGAAGGGCATCTGAAGGCGCTGGAGAAGGTAATGGGCGGGAAAGGCATCGAAGCCTATAACCTGGGAACCGGCAGGGGGTACAGCGTGCTCGAGCTGGTAGCCGCCTTCGAAAGAATGACCGGAACGAAGATCCCCTACACGCTTACGGATCGCCGGCCGGGAGACGCACCGGTCTGCTACGCGGATCCGTTCAAAGCCGAGAGAGAGCTCGGATGGAGCGCCGAGAGAGGCATCGAGGAAATGTGCGTCGACGCCTGGCGGTGGCAGGCGAACAATCCGGCGGGCTACCGAAGCCCAGGGACCGAAATCGCCCGTGAAAAGACCCGCTCCTATGGGGCGGTAGTCGTCTAA
- a CDS encoding aminotransferase class I/II-fold pyridoxal phosphate-dependent enzyme, whose amino-acid sequence MPASDKPKIYLSSPHMSGKERDYVTEAFDSNWIAPLGPHVDAFEKELAAFVDVEAAAAVSSGTAALHLALRLLGVTKGDQVFCSTLTFVASANPILYQGAEPVFLDSEPGTWNLSPSALERALQDAKRSGRLPKAVIVVNLYGQSARMDEIVALCRSYGVPLVEDAAESLGSEYRGKASGTFGTFGIYSFNGNKIITTSGGGMLVSNDAEAMGKARFLATQARDPAPHYQHSETGYNYRMSNVLAGIGRAQLEVLPERVNARRAVFERYRRELASVPGIRFMPELEGTRSNRWLTALTLEEEAEGTVQDLLGMMAEENIEARPVWKPLHLQPVFRGARYYTHTEKENVAERLFERGICLPSGSNMSEPDQTRVIECVLRTLARGRAGVR is encoded by the coding sequence ATGCCAGCAAGCGACAAGCCCAAAATCTATTTATCTTCCCCGCACATGAGCGGAAAAGAAAGGGACTACGTGACGGAGGCGTTCGATTCCAATTGGATCGCTCCGCTCGGTCCGCACGTGGATGCCTTCGAGAAGGAGCTCGCTGCCTTCGTCGATGTGGAAGCGGCGGCGGCCGTCAGCTCCGGTACGGCGGCTCTGCACCTGGCTCTTCGGCTGCTCGGCGTCACAAAGGGGGATCAGGTGTTCTGCTCCACCTTGACGTTCGTGGCCAGCGCCAATCCGATTCTGTACCAGGGAGCGGAGCCGGTGTTCCTCGATTCGGAGCCGGGCACTTGGAACCTGTCCCCCTCAGCGCTCGAAAGAGCCCTTCAGGACGCCAAGCGGTCCGGCCGCCTTCCCAAAGCGGTTATCGTCGTGAACCTGTACGGGCAGAGCGCACGCATGGACGAAATTGTGGCGCTGTGCCGGTCCTATGGCGTTCCCCTCGTAGAAGACGCGGCGGAATCCCTCGGATCGGAGTACCGCGGGAAGGCGAGCGGCACCTTCGGCACCTTCGGCATCTATTCGTTTAACGGAAACAAGATCATCACGACCTCCGGTGGAGGGATGCTCGTTTCGAACGATGCCGAGGCGATGGGTAAAGCCCGTTTCCTCGCCACCCAGGCCCGGGACCCGGCCCCGCATTACCAGCACAGCGAAACGGGTTACAACTACCGCATGAGCAACGTGCTGGCGGGAATCGGAAGGGCGCAGCTGGAGGTCCTCCCCGAACGGGTGAACGCGCGCCGTGCCGTCTTCGAGCGGTACCGGCGGGAGCTGGCTTCGGTTCCCGGTATCCGTTTCATGCCGGAGCTCGAAGGCACGCGGTCGAACCGCTGGCTGACGGCCCTCACCTTGGAGGAGGAAGCGGAAGGGACCGTTCAGGATCTGCTAGGAATGATGGCGGAAGAGAACATCGAGGCCAGACCGGTGTGGAAGCCGCTCCACCTGCAGCCGGTATTCCGGGGCGCCCGGTACTACACGCACACCGAGAAGGAGAATGTAGCCGAAAGGCTGTTTGAGCGGGGAATATGCCTGCCGTCCGGCTCGAACATGAGCGAGCCCGACCAGACGAGGGTCATCGAGTGTGTTCTTCGTACACTTGCCCGCGGGCGCGCAGGGGTCCGATAA
- a CDS encoding phytanoyl-CoA dioxygenase family protein, whose product MIRKSEANDLPALTEEYALTKEQLAAYRDKGHIYLPGTASPEEIASYEPLIASLVRELNYHDKPVGERDTYGKAFIQIGNLWRRSEAVRRFVLARRFGKIAADLMGVDGVRIYHDQALFKEPGGGHTPWHQDQIYWPLDTMNTITMWMPLVPVTEEVGSMTFVNGSHKNGFLSREQISDESHRTFKSYIEGKKLETVTYGAMAAGDATFHAGWTLHSAPGNPTDRMREVMTIIYYADGTRAIEPDSVARQNDLKTWFPGTAPGEIAATELNPLVYSRSGTE is encoded by the coding sequence ATGATCAGGAAGTCCGAAGCCAACGACCTGCCCGCCCTGACCGAGGAATATGCGCTGACAAAGGAGCAGCTTGCTGCTTATCGCGACAAAGGCCATATCTACCTTCCCGGCACCGCGTCTCCGGAGGAGATAGCCTCGTATGAGCCGCTTATCGCGAGTTTGGTCCGAGAGCTTAATTACCACGATAAGCCGGTCGGCGAAAGGGACACGTACGGGAAGGCTTTCATCCAGATCGGCAACCTGTGGCGCCGCAGCGAGGCCGTCCGCCGGTTCGTTCTGGCCCGCCGGTTCGGCAAAATCGCCGCCGATCTGATGGGGGTGGACGGGGTGCGGATCTATCACGATCAGGCTCTCTTCAAGGAGCCGGGAGGCGGCCATACCCCTTGGCACCAGGATCAGATCTACTGGCCGCTCGATACGATGAACACCATCACCATGTGGATGCCGCTTGTTCCGGTAACGGAGGAGGTGGGCTCCATGACCTTCGTCAACGGCTCCCACAAGAACGGTTTTCTCAGCCGGGAGCAGATCTCCGATGAATCCCACCGCACCTTCAAAAGCTACATCGAAGGCAAAAAGCTGGAGACGGTGACGTATGGGGCCATGGCCGCAGGGGACGCTACGTTTCATGCCGGCTGGACGCTGCACAGCGCCCCGGGAAATCCGACCGACCGGATGAGGGAGGTCATGACCATCATCTACTATGCGGATGGAACCCGCGCCATCGAGCCGGACAGCGTTGCACGACAAAACGATCTCAAGACCTGGTTTCCCGGAACGGCCCCCGGGGAAATCGCCGCGACCGAGCTCAATCCTCTCGTCTACAGCCGGAGCGGAACGGAATAA
- a CDS encoding AraC family transcriptional regulator, whose amino-acid sequence MSSLSEWMARHPIVPYIRESDYAIRLPWSYPERRLLDYLLIYIQEGECLFTVDGTDHSFVSGEWCLIQPGSRNALKGLTSTITPFAHLDLFYNPLREQSFPTRAGQIDLSAYSELMQPRLNDMTGIHLPVRLVPRNPLAFRDRFLETIQCWMQRSPLQQLKAQSLATDLILTMLEDHTNEESVSRTNPESMNGITSFLSLRLSEPLSVAEMARRANLSPSRFTAVFRKRFGTSPHQYLLELRIRHARELLETTPLKLEEIAEYCGFSDIHHFSKAFKKRTGISPGNCRPSQGDRR is encoded by the coding sequence ATGTCCTCTTTATCCGAGTGGATGGCGCGCCATCCCATTGTCCCTTATATCCGCGAAAGCGATTATGCCATTCGGCTTCCCTGGTCATACCCGGAACGCCGCCTTCTCGATTACCTGCTCATCTACATCCAGGAAGGCGAATGCTTGTTTACCGTGGACGGAACGGACCATTCCTTCGTCAGCGGGGAATGGTGCCTGATCCAGCCGGGCAGCCGGAACGCGCTGAAGGGGCTGACCTCGACGATCACCCCCTTCGCTCATTTGGATCTATTCTACAATCCTCTAAGGGAGCAGAGCTTTCCGACACGTGCGGGCCAGATCGACCTGTCCGCCTATTCCGAGCTCATGCAGCCGCGGCTGAACGACATGACGGGCATCCATCTTCCGGTGCGGCTCGTCCCGCGAAATCCCCTTGCCTTCCGGGACCGTTTCTTGGAGACGATCCAGTGCTGGATGCAGCGCTCCCCCTTGCAGCAGCTTAAGGCCCAGTCGCTCGCGACGGACCTGATTCTGACTATGCTGGAGGACCATACGAACGAAGAAAGCGTCAGCCGGACGAATCCGGAATCGATGAACGGAATAACTTCCTTCCTCTCGCTGCGATTATCCGAGCCGCTTTCGGTTGCCGAGATGGCCCGGCGGGCCAACCTGTCCCCGTCCCGATTCACGGCTGTGTTCCGGAAGCGGTTCGGCACCTCTCCCCACCAGTACCTGCTTGAATTAAGAATCCGCCATGCGAGGGAGCTGCTCGAAACGACGCCGCTCAAGCTAGAAGAAATCGCCGAATACTGCGGCTTCTCGGACATCCATCACTTCTCGAAGGCCTTTAAGAAGAGAACGGGAATCTCTCCGGGAAACTGCCGCCCCTCTCAAGGGGATCGGCGGTAA
- a CDS encoding glucosamine inositolphosphorylceramide transferase family protein, translating into MRSIQAPCIRKIHHWVTLVRKGMKVAVWSIHVFPAGNGLTASPNDALLHRPSLAATDVTDVPAEFVADPFLVQHQSEYYLFFEVLNKASGRGEIAVASSSDGREWFYERVVLQESFHLSYPQVFEHNGEMYMLPESIEANRVQLYKAKSFPYEWEPAGELLGNVRYLDPSLFFSEGRWWMFAGTEEGDLRLFHAEDLFGPWSEHACSPIVTRNKRISRPGGRVIRDGKTVYRYTQSAYPDYGESVSAFRILKLTVDDYEEEEVGRVLGATNREGDWHKDGMHHVDQLRLTDGRWLVAVDGHRCSHMSYPAWKLSRWIAKLIY; encoded by the coding sequence GTGAGAAGCATCCAGGCACCATGCATCCGGAAGATTCACCATTGGGTAACACTTGTGCGAAAAGGAATGAAAGTGGCGGTTTGGTCCATACACGTCTTCCCGGCCGGGAATGGCTTGACGGCCTCTCCGAATGACGCCCTATTGCACCGGCCATCGCTAGCAGCAACCGACGTCACAGATGTTCCGGCCGAATTCGTCGCGGATCCGTTCCTGGTTCAGCATCAGTCGGAGTATTATCTGTTCTTTGAAGTCCTGAACAAGGCCTCAGGCCGGGGAGAAATTGCGGTAGCCTCGAGCTCGGACGGCCGGGAATGGTTTTACGAAAGGGTTGTGCTGCAGGAGAGCTTTCACCTCTCCTATCCGCAAGTCTTTGAGCATAATGGAGAGATGTATATGCTTCCCGAGTCCATTGAAGCCAACCGGGTTCAGCTTTACAAAGCCAAGAGCTTCCCCTATGAATGGGAGCCGGCCGGGGAGCTGCTCGGGAATGTCCGGTACCTGGATCCTTCTCTTTTCTTCTCGGAGGGACGCTGGTGGATGTTCGCGGGCACGGAAGAAGGCGACCTTCGGCTGTTTCATGCCGAGGACCTGTTCGGCCCATGGTCCGAACATGCCTGTAGCCCGATTGTGACCCGTAACAAGAGAATCAGCCGTCCGGGAGGAAGGGTGATTCGGGACGGAAAGACGGTTTACCGGTATACCCAATCCGCGTATCCGGATTACGGAGAATCGGTGAGCGCTTTCCGGATCCTCAAGCTGACGGTAGACGACTATGAAGAAGAGGAAGTGGGCCGGGTTCTTGGCGCAACGAACCGGGAAGGCGATTGGCACAAGGACGGCATGCACCATGTCGACCAGCTAAGGCTCACGGACGGACGGTGGCTTGTGGCGGTGGACGGCCACCGCTGCTCGCATATGAGCTACCCGGCCTGGAAGCTGAGCCGATGGATCGCCAAGCTTATCTATTGA
- a CDS encoding histidinol-phosphatase, producing the protein MKFDLHTHHSRCGHAEGEIRDYIEAALKAGLQVIGISDHSPYFGSKEDHAEPGIAMAKSEFTHYISEVLKLKEEYKDRIEVLLGVESDFFPEHADLYNQMYEPYPFDYIIGSVHRSGGVSIFNKNRWKGLSKNDQIKAKDEYYDLIRQSADSGMFQILGHIDAMKGYYPEFSRIQTKMVEETLKIIGGHGIAIEVNTSGKTKTVGGWYPADDILERALFYNIPITFGSDAHLPSRVGDDWEEVQRKLREIGFKEWVYYRRKEMQKVPL; encoded by the coding sequence ATGAAATTCGACCTGCATACCCACCATAGCCGCTGCGGCCATGCCGAAGGCGAAATAAGGGATTATATAGAGGCGGCTCTGAAGGCGGGGCTTCAAGTCATCGGTATCTCCGACCACTCGCCCTATTTCGGCAGCAAGGAAGACCACGCGGAGCCCGGCATTGCCATGGCGAAAAGCGAGTTCACCCACTACATCTCCGAGGTGCTGAAGCTTAAAGAGGAATACAAGGACCGCATTGAAGTGCTTCTCGGGGTGGAATCGGATTTCTTCCCGGAGCATGCCGACCTGTATAACCAGATGTATGAGCCTTATCCGTTCGATTATATTATCGGGTCCGTTCACCGCTCGGGCGGGGTAAGCATCTTCAACAAGAACCGCTGGAAGGGGCTTTCCAAGAACGACCAGATCAAGGCGAAGGATGAATATTACGATCTGATCCGCCAATCCGCGGACAGCGGCATGTTCCAGATTCTGGGCCATATCGATGCGATGAAGGGCTATTACCCCGAATTCAGCCGGATTCAGACCAAAATGGTCGAGGAAACACTGAAGATCATCGGCGGACACGGAATCGCGATTGAGGTCAACACCTCGGGCAAAACCAAAACGGTAGGAGGCTGGTACCCGGCCGACGATATTTTGGAGAGGGCCTTGTTCTACAACATTCCGATTACGTTCGGCTCGGATGCCCATCTTCCTTCCCGCGTCGGGGACGATTGGGAAGAGGTGCAGCGCAAGCTCCGGGAGATCGGATTCAAGGAGTGGGTGTATTACCGCCGCAAGGAGATGCAGAAGGTGCCGCTGTAA
- a CDS encoding helix-turn-helix domain-containing protein — translation MIGKNISDIRKQRGYTLSELSERTGISKSYLSNIERNLKQNPSIHVMEKIASVLKVDLKTLLKLAADAESPHKFEKEWMDFIYALKRSGIDKDQIHEYKIIIDFMKWYKQNKIESSNTQPE, via the coding sequence ATGATCGGTAAAAACATTTCCGATATCCGGAAGCAGCGAGGGTATACCTTGTCCGAGCTTTCGGAGAGAACCGGAATCTCGAAATCGTATTTAAGCAACATCGAACGAAATCTTAAGCAGAATCCTTCGATCCATGTGATGGAGAAGATTGCTTCGGTGCTGAAGGTGGATCTCAAAACCTTGCTGAAGCTTGCCGCGGATGCCGAAAGTCCTCATAAATTCGAGAAAGAATGGATGGACTTTATCTATGCCTTGAAGAGGTCGGGAATAGACAAGGACCAGATTCATGAATATAAGATTATCATAGATTTTATGAAATGGTACAAACAGAATAAGATCGAGTCGTCCAACACTCAACCCGAATAA